One Malus domestica chromosome 11, GDT2T_hap1 genomic region harbors:
- the LOC103422696 gene encoding serine/threonine-protein kinase BSK5-like: MGNVFCLCFRPHSTISNFDDSLEAENVGRDQVDSLSPVPGFSEFSLHQLKAATSQFSSEKVVSKHGENAPNVVYKGKLQDGRCIAVKRFSRSAWPDSRQFLEKARAVGRLRNKRLANLIGFCCEGDERLLVAEFMPNDTLSKHLFHCENQPMKWAMRLRVALYTAKALAYCSSKGQASYHDLNTCKVLFDQELNPRLSCFGLMKNVKDGESYSTNLAFNPTKYAKKGKVIPEGVVYGFGTLLLDLLSGRRIPPAHALDLIRDKSLLMLLDSCLEGHVSNDEGTAVVQLASQCLQSEPQKRPNINSLVTSLVPLQKEIEVPSYVLMGTPDGNVPPKPILLSPLADACTRLDLTAIHEILVKARYEDDETGHELSFDMWTEPMKEAFDFRKSGDAAFKEKDFAIAISSYTEYFDRVSGKSPTMLVRRCLCYLMSNRAEEALQDGDEALALKREWPTAFYLQAAALKSLGMDNDAEEILSVGASLEVKKLDKLRSE, translated from the exons ATGGGAAACGTTTTCTGCCTTTGCTTCCGGCCGCACAGCACCATATCAAATTTCGATGACTCGTTAGAAGCAG AGAATGTGGGGAGAGACCAAGTCGACTCTCTGTCTCCGGTGCCGGGGTTCAGTGAGTTCAGCCTGCACCAGCTGAAAGCTGCCACGTCGCAGTTCTCGTCGGAGAAAGTTGTCTCCAAGCATGGCGAGAATGCTCCGAATGTGGTCTACAAAGGCAAGCTCCAAGACGGCCGCTGCATCGCCGTTAAGCGTTTCAGCCGCTCCGCTTGGCCCGATTCCCGCCAATTTCTG GAGAAAGCTAGAGCTGTGGGGCGGCTGAGGAACAAGCGTTTGGCGAATCTGATCGGATTCTGCTGTGAAGGGGATGAGAGATTGCTTGTGGCAGAGTTCATGCCTAATGATACTCTTTCCAAGCATCTTTTCCATT GCGAGAACCAGCCTATGAAATGGGCAATGAGGTTGCGAGTGGCTTTGTACACGGCAAAAGCTTTGGCCTACTGCAGCAGTAAAGGGCAGGCATCGTACCATGATCTTAATACTTGCAAAGTCCTGTTTGATCAG GAATTAAATCCCAGACTCTCCTGCTTTGGACTTATGAAGAATGTAAAAGATGGCGAGAGTTATAGTACCAACCTTGCTTTCAACCCTACCAAATACGCGAAGAAAG GAAAAGTGATACCAGAAGGTGTGGTTTACGGCTTTGGAACCCTATTGCTTGATCTGCTCAGCGGTAGACGTATCCCGCCAGCTCAT GCGCTTGACCTCATACGCGATAAAAGTTTGTTGATGCTGTTGGACTCGTGCTTGGAAGGTCATGTTTCAAATGATGAAGGAACTGCGGTGGTGCAGTTAGCTTCACAATGCTTGCAGTCTGAACCTCAAAAGAGGCCGAATATCAATTCTCTTGTGACTTCCCTTGTCCCTCTTCAAAAAGAAATTGAG GTTCCGTCATATGTTTTGATGGGTACCCCCGATGGAAATGTGCCCCCAAAACCGATATTGCTGTCACCTCTAGCTGATGCTTGCACAAGATTGGATCTTACAGCAATACATGAGATATTGGTGAAAGCTAGATACGAGGACGATGAAACTGGGCACGAA CTTTCTTTCGACATGTGGACAGAGCCAATGAAGGAGGCATTTGATTTTAGGAAGAGTGGTGATGCTGCATTCAAAGAGAAAGACTTTGCCATCGCGATAAGTTCTTACACAGAA TACTTTGATCGTGTGAGTGGGAAATCGCCAACTATGTTGGTTAGACGGTGCCTGTGTTACTTAATGAGTAACAGGGCAGAAGAAGCTCTTCAAGATGGTGATGAGGCCCTAGCACTAAAGCGTGAATGGCCAACCGCCTTCTATCTTCAAGCGGCTGCCCTAAAGAGCCTAGGGATGGACAATGATGCCGAGGAAATTCTAAGCGTTGGCGCATCCTTGGAAGTTAAGAAACTAGATAAGCTGAGAAGTGAATAG
- the LOC103447464 gene encoding mitochondrial import inner membrane translocase subunit TIM10-like, whose product MAAPNNAPTVLDKEQIFGMAEKEMEYRVELFNKLTHTCFNKCVEKKYKESELNMGENSCIDRCVSKYWHVTNLVGQLLGSGRPPM is encoded by the exons ATGGCTGCCCCCAACAATGCGCCGACGGTTTTGGACAAGGAACAG ATTTTTGGTATGGCAGAAAAGGAGATGGAATACAGGGTTGAGTTGTTCAACAA GCTCACCCATACATGTTTCAACAAGTGCGTTGAGAAGAA GTACAAGGAGTCTGAGCTAAATATGGGTGAAAACAGTTGCATTGATCGATGTGTCTCAAAATACTGGCAT GTGACTAATCTAGTCGGGCAGCTGCTTGGTTCTGGTCGGCCTCCTATGTAA